The sequence CATTTATTCCTCCTCCACCAACTGTTGTTTTGAAGTCTTCTTCGATTTTAATTTTATCGCCTAGATGGAAATCGCTGAGCTGACATGGCGCACTAATCCCAGTATCTATTGTATTTGAACCTAATACTAAAAAATCTTCATAATCTCCTTCAAATTTTGCAAAGCTTTTTTCAAGTACTTCAACACCTGGAAGAGACTCACCACTTAAAAATTTAACAAGTGCTCCACCAGCTAAACTTATATAAGAAAAATCACTTAAGTTTGCAAATTTATCTATTGCAGTTACACTATGGCCTCCACCCATGTAAGTATATGCTTTACTTTTAGTTATTGCTTTAATTAATTCTGAAGTTCCATAAGTAAAATTTTTATCTTCAAAATTTCCGGGAGGGCCTTTGAAATAAATTGAACCTGCATCTCTTAAAAAATGATTAAAATAAGTTATTGACTTTGTTCCTACATCTTGAATCATATACTTGTTTAACAAGTCAGTTTTGTTCTCAAAATTATCTACTGAAATCTCAACTCTTTTCTTACCATCAAATAATGCAACATCTTTTGGTAAAATGAATTTTTCTTTATGTTTTTCAATTATATTTTTTATCCTATCATAACTTTCCAAAAAACCTTTCTCTTTTAGAAAATCTTTTTTTTTTCCAATATCATATCCTTTTGTCATTAAAGCAATCTCTCCAATAACACCACCCAAAATTACAAAATCTATTTTATTTCTATTAATATTTTTTTCAAGTATTTCAATTAAATCATCAGGCTTTGCTCCACCTAAAACATAAATGCTTGGAGTTTTTACTTCAGATATGTTATTTAAACCAGAGATTTCTTTTTGCATTACTCTTCCAGCAACAAGAGGAACTTTTGAGAATCCAATCATTGATGTTTGTTTTCGGTGCGCCACAGAAAATGCATCTATCACATAAAAATTAAATAATTTTTCAAGTTTAAGTATTAAATTGTCTTTTTTTTCTAAGTTCGTTTCATCATCTAAAAATCTTAAATTTTCTAAAACTAAAACATTTCCTGCCTTTAATGTTTGTATTTTTTTTTCAACATCTTGAGAATAAGTTTTATTTATGAAATCTACTTTTATTCCTAATTGTTTACTTAGAAGATCTGCATGAGATTTTAAAGAAATACAATCATCTTTTCCTTTTCTTCCTTGATGAGCTAAAATTACTACTTTTGCACCTTTTTCACATAGCTCTTTTATGGTTTTTGCATGAGCTACAATTCTTTCATTTAAAACAACTTTTCCATCAATTATAGGAGAATTCAAGTCTACTCTGATTCCTACTACTTTCTCATTAAAATTGAAATCATCTAATTTAAAATACTTAAACATTTTAATAAAATTTCATATTAATTAATTAAAAGTAATTGTCTGAACTAAAAAGGGAAGAAAAAACTAACAATAAATATAAATCTTGAAATTTACTTAAAATTTATAAATGGGCCCAGTTTCTTTTTACTATATATATATTAAGTATATAACAATTTAAAAAAAATGGCTAAAGATGCAGTCAAAACCACTAAAAATGGTTTTTCGGTATCTTTAGCACCAAAAATATAAAAAAAATGGCTAAAGATTTAGGACAAGCTGTAGTTGAGGCAATGAAAAAACCTACTTTGATTAGGAACATTGCAATCGCAGCACATATTGACCACGGTAAAACAACACTTTCAGATAATTTATTATCTGGAGCAGGTATGATCTCAGAAGAACTTTCTGGTAAACAAAGATTTATGGATTTCCACGACGATGAAGCTGAAAGAGGAATTACAATTGATAGTGCAAATGTATCAATGATTCATTGTGTTGAAGGAACTGATTTTCTAATCAATCTTATTGACACACCAGGTCATGTCGATTTTGGTGGAGATGTAACTAGAGCTATGAGAGCAGTAGATGGTGCAGTAGTATTATCTTGCGCTGTAGAAGGAATTATGCCTCAAACTGAGACTGTATTAAGACAAGCTTTGAAAGAAAAAGTTAGACCTATTTTATTTATTAATAAAGCTGACAGACTTATCAAAGAACTTAAACTTACTCCAGAGATGATGCAAGAGAGATTTATTAAGATTATTAATCAATTAAATGTGTTAATTGAAAAAATTGCTCCTCCAGAATTTAAACAAAAATGGAAAGTTAATGTAAATGATGGTTCAGTAATTTTTGGTGCTGCATTCTCAAATTGGGCTTTATCAGTTCCTTACATGCAAAAGAAATCTTTAAATTTTAAGACAATTATTGATGCATATGAAACTGAAGATCCTGAAGAAATTAAAAAATTAGCAAAATTAGCTCCATTACATGAAGTTTTATTAAATTCAGTTGTAGAGCATTTACCTAACCCAGTTGAAGCTCAAAAATACAGAATTCCACTTATTTGGAGAGGAGACAAGGATAGTAGCGAAGGTCAAGATTTAGCTGGATGTAATCCTTTAGGAGAATTAGGTTTTGTTGTAACTAAGATTACACAAGATAAACATGCTGGTGAAGTTTGTACTGGAAGAATGTTCTCAGGTACTGTTAAAAAAGGTATGGAAGTTGTAACTTCTTCAGGTAAGAAGGGAAGAATTCAACAAGTATTTGTTTCCAAAGGACCTCAAAGAGTACAAATCGAATCTGCGGTTGCAGGTAATATTGTAGGAATTGCAGGTGTTAAAGATATCACTGTAGGAGAAACAGTTAGTACTAAAGTTATTACACCATTTGAAGATATTCAACATATTTTTGAGCCAGTTGTTACTGTTGCTGTTGAAGCTTCAAAACCGGCTGATTTACCTAAATTAGTAGAAGTTCTAAAAATTATAGGTAAGGAAGATCCTTCTCTTAAAGTAACTATTAATGAAGAAACTGGTGAATTTTTAATTGCAGGTATGGGAGAATTACATCTAGAAGTTACAACTAACAGAATTAAGGAAGAAAAGAAAATGGAAATTAAAGTATCACCACCTATTGTTGTATACAGAGAGTCCATTGCTAAATTATCTCCTGAAGTTGAAGGAAAATCACCTAATAAACATAATAAGTTCTACATGACTGTTGAACCACTAGAAGAGAGCTTTGTTGAAGCTGTTGCTAATGGAGATATTCATGGTGGAAGAATTAAAAAGAAAGACAGAGAGTTATGGGATTTATTTGTTTCTAAAGGTTTACCTAAAGAAGAAGCTGAAAAAATTAAAGACATTTTCCAAGGAAATGTATTTATGGATATGACTAGAGGTGTTGTTGCTTTGAATGAAGTAATTGAATTAGCATTAGACGGTTTTGAAGAAATTATGAAATCCGGTCCACTTGCTAGAGAAGGCTGTGTTAAATTAAAAATCAAATTACATGATGTAACATTGCATGAGGATTCAATTCATAGAGGTCCTGGTCAAATTTATCCTGCAATTAGAGATGGTCTAAAACAAGCTATGGCTGAAGGAGGAGCAATGCTTTATGAACCTGTTCAAGTTATTCAAGTTGATTGTCCACAAGATATGATGGGTAGTGTTTCTTCAGTTGTTCAAAACAGAAGAGGTCAAATTTTAGATATGATTATTGATGAAGATAATATGGAAATTATTGCTAAAGTTCCTGTTGCAGAAACTTTTGGTATGACTGGAGATATTAGATCTGCTACTGGTGGTAAAGGATCATTTTTTGTTAAGTCTCAAACTTTTGAGATGCTTCCAAGAGATTTACAAAGTAATATTATTAAACAAATTAGAACTAGAAAAGGTCTTGGTGAAAATCAATAATCACATTTAGTGATTATTGGTCATTGTGAACAAGCTCACAATAAACCAGTAAATTTCTGAAAAGAAATTTCTGGACCTAAAAATCTTTGATTTTTTAGGAATCAATAATTGCGGTGCAATTATTGGTGTCTGCTTATTCGCAGACAATCAATAAATTAAATTTTTTAGTTTTTTATTCTAAAATTATATAAACAAATATCTCTTAATTTTATTATGTATGAAGAACTAATAAAAAAAATAATTCTAAAGAACTTTAAAACTAAAACATTTGACTTAAAGGATTTATCTAAACTTGGAAATTCTAAAGTTTTTCTTGTTAAAATAAAGTATAAAAAATATATCTTAAGAATTACTAAAGATATTTATTCAATTAAGAATAATTCATATTCATTAAAGCTACTTGCTAAACTTGAGATAACTCCTAAATTAATTTCTAATGGAACAATGAATGAATTTCAATACAGCATTGAAACTTTTTTAGAAGGAAGAGAAATTAAAGAAATAGGATTCAAAGAAATTAAATCAATACTAAACACTATTCCTAAAATCCAGAGTCATGAGAGTATTAAGTGTGGATATTTGAACGATTTAAACTCCAATTGGAGTGATTTTATTAGTAGTAAATTAATAAGGCCATACATTAAAGAATTTAATGCGAAATATGAATCTGAGAAAATTATTCCATATCTATTGAACAATTTGCCTAAAAATAATACAAATTACGCTTTACTACATGGAGATTTAAATAAAAAAAATATTTTGATGAAAAGAAAGGATTGTTTGCTTTTTGATTTTGAAGAAGCTTTTTATGGAGAAAAGGAATATGATTTAGGATATTTTCTATTTAAGATTGGAATTAATAAAGAATACTTAGATATAATTAAAGAGAAGTACGATATAAGAAAAGTATTGTATTATGCCCTTTGTGTAGGAGTTAGAAAAATAGCCTTATCTAAAGATTTTGAATTGAAAAATAGAATTGAAAAATTAAATGAAATTTACAAAAGATTATTCTGAATAGAAGTCTCTTAAACTCAAATTAGAATTTAGTGTCAATATTGCTCTAGAAAATAATGGAGCCATAGACACCTCTCTATACCAAGAATTTGCTTCCATAAAAGAACTATCACGATAAATAGTATCAGTACCATAAACAACCACACCAAGATCAGATAATCTTTAGGTAGCAGGATTATTAAATAGGGGATGAGTTGCCATAACATAGATATCCTTAGCTTTTTCGTCTCGTAATTTTTCCACAACTGCTTTAATTGTTCCCACGGTATCAATCATATCATCAATTATCAATATATCTTTGCCTTCAAAATCTCCTACAACATTTAATTCCTCAACATGATTTGCTTTTGCATATGATCTCTTCT is a genomic window of Candidatus Woesearchaeota archaeon containing:
- a CDS encoding elongation factor EF-2, which translates into the protein MAKDLGQAVVEAMKKPTLIRNIAIAAHIDHGKTTLSDNLLSGAGMISEELSGKQRFMDFHDDEAERGITIDSANVSMIHCVEGTDFLINLIDTPGHVDFGGDVTRAMRAVDGAVVLSCAVEGIMPQTETVLRQALKEKVRPILFINKADRLIKELKLTPEMMQERFIKIINQLNVLIEKIAPPEFKQKWKVNVNDGSVIFGAAFSNWALSVPYMQKKSLNFKTIIDAYETEDPEEIKKLAKLAPLHEVLLNSVVEHLPNPVEAQKYRIPLIWRGDKDSSEGQDLAGCNPLGELGFVVTKITQDKHAGEVCTGRMFSGTVKKGMEVVTSSGKKGRIQQVFVSKGPQRVQIESAVAGNIVGIAGVKDITVGETVSTKVITPFEDIQHIFEPVVTVAVEASKPADLPKLVEVLKIIGKEDPSLKVTINEETGEFLIAGMGELHLEVTTNRIKEEKKMEIKVSPPIVVYRESIAKLSPEVEGKSPNKHNKFYMTVEPLEESFVEAVANGDIHGGRIKKKDRELWDLFVSKGLPKEEAEKIKDIFQGNVFMDMTRGVVALNEVIELALDGFEEIMKSGPLAREGCVKLKIKLHDVTLHEDSIHRGPGQIYPAIRDGLKQAMAEGGAMLYEPVQVIQVDCPQDMMGSVSSVVQNRRGQILDMIIDEDNMEIIAKVPVAETFGMTGDIRSATGGKGSFFVKSQTFEMLPRDLQSNIIKQIRTRKGLGENQ
- the pgk gene encoding phosphoglycerate kinase yields the protein MFKYFKLDDFNFNEKVVGIRVDLNSPIIDGKVVLNERIVAHAKTIKELCEKGAKVVILAHQGRKGKDDCISLKSHADLLSKQLGIKVDFINKTYSQDVEKKIQTLKAGNVLVLENLRFLDDETNLEKKDNLILKLEKLFNFYVIDAFSVAHRKQTSMIGFSKVPLVAGRVMQKEISGLNNISEVKTPSIYVLGGAKPDDLIEILEKNINRNKIDFVILGGVIGEIALMTKGYDIGKKKDFLKEKGFLESYDRIKNIIEKHKEKFILPKDVALFDGKKRVEISVDNFENKTDLLNKYMIQDVGTKSITYFNHFLRDAGSIYFKGPPGNFEDKNFTYGTSELIKAITKSKAYTYMGGGHSVTAIDKFANLSDFSYISLAGGALVKFLSGESLPGVEVLEKSFAKFEGDYEDFLVLGSNTIDTGISAPCQLSDFHLGDKIKIEEDFKTTVGGGGINVSICLKRLGSKVAYLGKLSFENIDKVKEVLQRDRVDLVESKLSKRPSAKSILIETKDNDRVILTYRGQNAYLEEKDFDLDKIKAKNYYFSSLSGESFRTLCSIAKKIKSKHKDSLICFNLSSHLIQNEKSLKNLVKYCDILVLNLEEAEMFTKKEKITDCFKEIKTLVSKVVVITDGSNGAYAYDGKNEYHVNANTPKRIVDTTGAGDCFAGTFFYFYSKSFGIQKSLQCAAKNSSNVVSYKGAQDGLLYYDDLI
- a CDS encoding phosphotransferase, with translation MYEELIKKIILKNFKTKTFDLKDLSKLGNSKVFLVKIKYKKYILRITKDIYSIKNNSYSLKLLAKLEITPKLISNGTMNEFQYSIETFLEGREIKEIGFKEIKSILNTIPKIQSHESIKCGYLNDLNSNWSDFISSKLIRPYIKEFNAKYESEKIIPYLLNNLPKNNTNYALLHGDLNKKNILMKRKDCLLFDFEEAFYGEKEYDLGYFLFKIGINKEYLDIIKEKYDIRKVLYYALCVGVRKIALSKDFELKNRIEKLNEIYKRLF